In one Candidatus Nitronereus thalassa genomic region, the following are encoded:
- a CDS encoding energy-coupling factor transporter ATPase: protein MNLPSLSPWSPRRWYRELRHVWEDTRLLVLTAQIAAIYAAVLIPFKVGIPIIPGFVELRPANVIPIVSSLLFGPAAAWGSGIGNIIGDCFGTLGPASLFGFLGNFLYGFVPYVLWGNLGWLSSGREPVVRSWRQGLEYLIIGILASMVCAVTIGWGVELLGLLPFWLLTPAIFFNNLVMGLLLGPPLLLFLYPRVKQWNLFYRDFDRGTLVGSGSGAQSKTETIREPASIGLHPEALAVSIQDLTFHPTHAPRPVLSKLSLAVKRGELVVVMGRTGSGKSTLCYALNGLVPQFVQGDFQGTVTVMGHQTTHTPVWEQANRVGMVFQDFETQLVSTNVETELRYALESQNGPRNGWNKAALHQRIHDTLKLVGLSGLARRNPFCLSGGQRQRLVVASVLVREPQVLVMDQPLTDLDPEGRRVFIQLLAQLKAKGVTVILAEHCIEDLIAADRVVVLDQGEVRWQGTPRDLLSHPELAIQHGVSLFPLAKCFQDIGVPTLPATVEEAWHIAENLGLQLKSLESHESGASLASPLSSSNIIEVQQVSVEYQPGVLALSQVSLSVQAGEFVAIIGQNGSGKSTLAKLFNGLLVPSQGRVLVQGQDTAEAGVGRLASIVGHVFQNPDHQIFAETVRKEIAFGARNAGCPSEECDQRVEDTLQAVGLTGAEGLDPFSLTKGERQRVAVASILATKPQVIIVDEPTTGLDAEESVRMMTMIRSLNQQGHTIIMITHDMELVAKYAKRCVLLGHGAVLGDGPTRNIFSNQELMCAATLEWPALTRFSQRWGSTLLTVDEVTKALRT, encoded by the coding sequence ATGAATCTTCCTTCCCTCTCCCCTTGGAGTCCGCGTCGATGGTATCGAGAGCTCCGACATGTCTGGGAGGATACTCGCCTGTTAGTCTTAACCGCGCAAATCGCAGCGATTTATGCAGCAGTGCTCATTCCCTTTAAAGTCGGCATTCCGATTATTCCTGGGTTTGTAGAGCTCCGTCCCGCAAATGTCATTCCCATTGTCAGCTCACTACTTTTTGGTCCGGCGGCTGCCTGGGGATCGGGAATTGGTAATATCATTGGGGATTGTTTTGGCACATTGGGGCCTGCCAGCTTGTTTGGGTTTTTAGGCAATTTTCTCTATGGCTTTGTGCCGTATGTATTATGGGGGAATTTGGGCTGGTTATCCTCTGGGCGGGAACCCGTCGTGCGATCATGGAGGCAAGGCCTAGAGTACCTCATCATTGGCATTCTAGCATCCATGGTCTGCGCCGTTACTATCGGGTGGGGTGTGGAACTGTTGGGCCTTCTGCCGTTTTGGCTACTGACGCCGGCAATCTTTTTTAATAACTTGGTCATGGGGTTGCTCCTCGGGCCTCCGCTACTTCTGTTTCTTTATCCTCGTGTGAAGCAATGGAATTTATTCTATCGCGATTTCGATCGAGGCACTCTGGTGGGTTCGGGGTCGGGAGCCCAGTCAAAAACTGAAACGATTAGAGAGCCAGCATCCATAGGGCTTCACCCTGAGGCGTTGGCGGTTTCCATTCAGGATCTGACTTTTCATCCGACTCATGCTCCGCGTCCTGTTCTTTCAAAGCTTTCTTTAGCCGTGAAGCGTGGAGAATTGGTGGTGGTGATGGGCAGAACCGGTTCCGGAAAATCCACGCTCTGTTATGCATTGAACGGCCTCGTTCCTCAGTTTGTCCAGGGTGATTTTCAAGGGACGGTGACGGTAATGGGGCATCAGACCACACATACTCCGGTCTGGGAACAGGCCAATCGAGTTGGGATGGTGTTTCAGGATTTTGAAACACAACTTGTATCCACGAATGTTGAAACAGAACTTCGATATGCTCTGGAGTCCCAAAATGGACCGCGAAATGGGTGGAACAAGGCCGCGTTGCATCAACGAATTCACGATACCTTGAAGCTGGTCGGATTATCCGGCCTCGCTCGGCGTAATCCTTTTTGCCTCTCAGGAGGACAACGACAACGCTTGGTAGTGGCCTCCGTGTTGGTGCGTGAACCCCAAGTGTTGGTCATGGATCAGCCACTGACTGATCTGGACCCAGAGGGGCGGCGGGTGTTTATTCAACTCTTGGCACAACTCAAAGCCAAGGGTGTGACAGTGATCCTGGCGGAGCATTGTATAGAGGACTTGATTGCAGCAGATCGGGTGGTAGTGCTTGATCAAGGGGAAGTGCGTTGGCAGGGAACGCCCAGGGATTTGCTAAGTCATCCCGAGCTTGCCATTCAACATGGAGTGAGTCTGTTTCCGCTGGCGAAATGTTTTCAGGACATTGGTGTACCAACGTTACCGGCAACCGTGGAAGAAGCTTGGCATATTGCGGAGAATCTAGGGTTACAGCTGAAGTCTCTTGAATCACATGAATCGGGGGCAAGTTTGGCAAGTCCTCTTTCTTCCTCCAACATCATCGAAGTCCAGCAGGTGTCTGTGGAGTACCAACCTGGAGTTCTGGCACTTTCTCAAGTTTCACTGTCCGTTCAGGCCGGTGAGTTCGTAGCGATCATTGGGCAAAATGGCTCGGGAAAAAGTACCTTGGCCAAATTATTCAATGGCCTGCTTGTGCCATCCCAAGGCCGCGTTCTGGTGCAGGGACAAGATACGGCGGAAGCCGGAGTAGGCCGGTTAGCATCCATCGTAGGACATGTGTTTCAAAATCCGGACCATCAAATTTTTGCAGAAACTGTAAGAAAGGAAATTGCGTTTGGCGCGAGAAATGCCGGGTGCCCCTCGGAGGAATGCGACCAACGAGTGGAAGATACGCTTCAGGCCGTGGGGTTAACCGGGGCTGAGGGACTGGATCCTTTTTCTCTGACGAAGGGGGAACGGCAGCGGGTGGCTGTGGCCTCGATTTTGGCCACAAAACCTCAAGTCATCATCGTCGATGAACCGACGACCGGTCTTGACGCGGAGGAGTCGGTACGGATGATGACCATGATTCGTAGCCTGAATCAACAGGGACACACTATTATCATGATTACCCATGACATGGAGTTAGTCGCTAAATATGCGAAGCGATGTGTCCTTCTTGGGCATGGAGCTGTGTTGGGAGATGGGCCGACCCGAAACATATTTTCCAATCAAGAGCTCATGTGCGCTGCCACCTTGGAATGGCCTGCTCTGACTCGGTTTTCCCAACGGTGGGGCTCAACACTTCTCACCGTTGATGAAGTGACTAAGGCTTTGCGCACGTGA
- a CDS encoding glycine betaine ABC transporter substrate-binding protein, whose translation MNPPLSFLGRRMGAVIFLVFSFLLPFAPPAFSEDNRIVIGSKNFMENKLLAEVFAQLIEARTDLQVERRFGLAGTQVCFEALLNGAIDLYPEYTGTGLVSILQFPPTGDSRTALNTVRAEFLKRWDLWWLNPLGFENSYALAVTRSAISDPTLRTISDLAKISSSLRAGLGYEFIKRPDGLPGLERRYGLSFQHVQAMQQSLKYQAAANGNIDVLDVYTTDGRLSVYDFVVLEDDQHFFPPYEASGVIRGLTLEHHPQLGAVLGLLSNAFDAKAMQQLNFRLQEGGEPLEIVARDALSSIGLLGTDAATPDAGSRQDALLPYLWENWKTLMDRTFEHLTLAGLALGLGIFLAVPLGLLLERRPSMAEHIIRGIGLTQTIPSIALLAFMIPVFGIGMVPAVMALWIYSLFPIVRNTYSGLRDAAPQAVESSRALGMTEWQILKWVRLPLAAPVIMAGIRTAGVITVGTTTLAAFIGAGGLGVPIVAGLQMANTTIILSGALPAAVLALVIDGSLSKVEHWVRPRGLHL comes from the coding sequence ATGAACCCGCCACTCTCATTTCTGGGACGACGAATGGGCGCCGTGATTTTTTTAGTCTTCTCTTTCCTCTTACCGTTCGCCCCACCCGCATTTTCCGAAGACAATCGGATTGTGATTGGATCAAAAAATTTCATGGAGAACAAACTTCTCGCAGAAGTGTTCGCCCAACTCATTGAAGCCCGCACCGACTTGCAGGTCGAACGGCGTTTCGGATTGGCTGGCACCCAAGTTTGCTTTGAGGCATTGCTGAATGGCGCCATCGATCTCTACCCGGAATACACCGGTACCGGGTTGGTGAGTATTCTCCAATTCCCCCCAACAGGAGATTCCCGAACAGCTCTGAACACCGTCCGGGCAGAGTTCTTGAAACGTTGGGACCTGTGGTGGTTGAACCCCTTGGGCTTTGAAAATTCTTATGCGCTGGCCGTCACCCGCTCTGCGATATCCGACCCAACGTTACGAACCATTTCTGATCTTGCCAAGATCTCCTCCTCCCTTCGGGCAGGACTGGGATACGAATTCATTAAACGACCTGATGGGTTGCCGGGACTTGAACGACGATATGGCCTCTCGTTCCAACATGTCCAGGCCATGCAACAGTCGTTAAAATACCAAGCGGCTGCTAATGGGAACATTGATGTTCTCGATGTGTATACGACCGATGGACGGTTGTCTGTTTATGACTTCGTGGTGCTGGAAGATGATCAACATTTTTTTCCGCCCTATGAGGCGTCCGGAGTTATCAGAGGTTTAACCCTTGAACACCATCCGCAGTTGGGCGCGGTATTAGGGTTATTAAGCAACGCCTTCGATGCTAAGGCCATGCAGCAGTTGAATTTTCGTCTACAGGAAGGTGGGGAACCACTGGAGATCGTCGCACGTGATGCTTTGTCATCAATCGGATTACTCGGGACGGACGCCGCCACACCTGACGCCGGCTCCCGTCAAGACGCTCTCTTGCCCTATTTGTGGGAGAACTGGAAAACCCTGATGGACCGTACCTTCGAACATCTTACTCTAGCGGGCTTAGCGCTCGGATTGGGAATATTTCTCGCTGTCCCCTTAGGATTATTGCTCGAACGCCGCCCATCGATGGCTGAACACATCATTCGCGGTATCGGACTCACTCAAACGATTCCCTCTATTGCATTACTGGCCTTCATGATCCCCGTCTTTGGCATTGGCATGGTGCCTGCCGTGATGGCGTTATGGATTTATTCGCTGTTTCCTATTGTCCGAAACACCTATTCCGGTCTTCGTGATGCCGCTCCCCAGGCAGTCGAATCGTCTCGGGCACTTGGAATGACGGAATGGCAAATTCTCAAATGGGTTCGGCTACCGTTAGCAGCTCCCGTCATCATGGCCGGCATTCGAACCGCTGGTGTTATCACCGTAGGGACAACGACCTTGGCCGCCTTTATAGGGGCCGGAGGCTTAGGGGTACCCATTGTCGCGGGATTGCAAATGGCCAATACCACCATCATTCTCTCGGGAGCTTTACCCGCCGCTGTGCTCGCCCTGGTGATCGATGGGTCATTGAGCAAAGTGGAACACTGGGTCAGACCACGAGGGCTTCACCTATGA
- a CDS encoding ABC transporter ATP-binding protein, translating into MKSPVLSLHDVCKTFGPHVQALQDLNLNIFHGETVVLIGESGSGKTTLLRMLNGLEHPTSGAVRIHGESIHGRDPIEIRRHIGYVQQDGGLLPHWTVEENIGLVPLLLGWDVDTRAARVEALLELIHLDPSQFRTRYPIQLSGGQRQRVAFARALAADPDIILFDEPFGALDAITRHQLQEEFLELKQRLNKTLTMVTHDIDEAFLLGDRIAVLKDGHLLQFGSPEELLYAPAHEYISHLLQHRSRGRDS; encoded by the coding sequence ATGAAATCACCGGTTCTCAGCCTTCACGATGTGTGCAAAACATTTGGACCCCACGTCCAAGCCCTTCAAGATCTCAATCTGAACATATTTCACGGTGAAACCGTCGTACTTATCGGAGAAAGTGGGTCTGGGAAAACCACCCTTCTCCGAATGTTGAATGGATTGGAACATCCAACCTCCGGCGCCGTACGCATTCATGGAGAATCAATTCATGGCCGAGACCCCATTGAGATTCGTCGCCATATTGGTTATGTCCAACAAGATGGAGGATTACTGCCCCATTGGACTGTAGAGGAAAATATTGGGCTGGTGCCGCTTTTACTCGGATGGGATGTAGACACACGAGCCGCCCGAGTCGAGGCTTTGCTGGAACTCATTCATCTTGACCCCAGCCAATTTCGCACACGCTATCCAATCCAACTCTCCGGTGGACAACGTCAACGGGTCGCATTTGCCCGAGCACTTGCCGCCGACCCCGACATCATCTTGTTTGATGAACCCTTTGGCGCGTTAGACGCCATCACTCGTCACCAGCTCCAAGAAGAATTTTTGGAACTCAAGCAACGCCTCAACAAAACCTTAACGATGGTCACGCATGATATTGATGAGGCCTTCCTCCTGGGAGACCGCATCGCGGTGTTGAAAGACGGCCATCTCCTGCAATTTGGAAGCCCTGAAGAACTTCTCTACGCACCTGCTCATGAGTACATTTCACATTTGCTCCAACATCGGTCTCGTGGGAGGGACTCATGA
- a CDS encoding CBS domain-containing protein, whose amino-acid sequence MSGSNIRETKFGKMTVGQLMETNVQSANKDSKAEMLANYMMEGYGSVPIIDGSEKLVGIVSEFDLLKALRKGSKLSEVLASDVMTPNPISAFQGMDVPAVIDILQNNHLIRVPVVDGSGKLIGIIARRDVLRGYLQSGS is encoded by the coding sequence ATGTCAGGATCGAATATTCGAGAGACTAAGTTTGGGAAAATGACCGTCGGTCAGTTAATGGAAACAAACGTTCAGTCCGCCAACAAAGACTCCAAGGCGGAAATGCTGGCGAACTATATGATGGAGGGATATGGGTCGGTGCCGATTATCGACGGCTCAGAAAAATTAGTCGGCATCGTGTCTGAATTCGATCTCTTGAAGGCGCTCAGAAAAGGCAGTAAATTATCCGAAGTCTTGGCCAGCGATGTTATGACGCCGAATCCCATCTCAGCCTTTCAGGGTATGGATGTCCCAGCGGTCATTGATATTCTGCAAAACAACCATTTGATTCGTGTCCCAGTTGTCGATGGGAGTGGAAAGTTAATTGGCATCATCGCGCGCCGAGATGTCCTCCGCGGTTATCTTCAGTCAGGGAGCTAA
- the egtD gene encoding L-histidine N(alpha)-methyltransferase: MLDQSNILIDVHVHTDPDRVKQEIRNGLLSSPKKLPTKYFYDDRGSALFEQICELPEYYPARTEFQLLKNTADDVVAQTGADTLVELGSGAATKTRVLFDAMSRAKQLRLYVPFDVSEGIVRRVAQELVEEYQGLQVHGIVGDFLAHLEHIPEGGKRLVAFLGGTIGNLGPEEALAFLSSIYEEMGHGDFFLLGVQLTTDVNRLEAAYNDSAGITETFNKNILSVLQSVIGAEFDLDAFEHIARFNHEQHRIEIYLRSRRDQAIPIPELDLHLRLHEGEEILTEISTKYTRPQVETLLTGAGFSPVEWYTDPDHLHGLALAKKR, translated from the coding sequence ATGCTTGATCAATCCAATATTCTCATTGATGTCCATGTCCATACTGACCCCGACAGGGTGAAACAAGAAATTCGTAATGGACTGCTTTCCTCACCAAAAAAACTGCCGACCAAATATTTTTATGATGATCGAGGATCGGCTCTCTTTGAACAAATCTGCGAATTGCCGGAATACTACCCCGCACGAACTGAATTCCAATTACTGAAAAACACAGCCGATGATGTGGTCGCCCAGACGGGGGCTGACACTTTAGTAGAACTCGGATCAGGCGCGGCCACGAAAACCCGCGTATTGTTCGATGCTATGTCGCGGGCCAAACAGCTCCGGCTCTACGTCCCATTTGATGTCAGCGAAGGCATCGTGCGACGTGTGGCCCAAGAACTCGTAGAGGAATACCAAGGGTTGCAGGTTCATGGAATAGTCGGGGATTTTCTCGCGCATTTGGAACACATTCCGGAAGGTGGTAAACGATTGGTCGCCTTTTTGGGCGGAACCATCGGCAACTTGGGCCCTGAAGAGGCTCTAGCTTTTCTTTCCTCAATTTATGAGGAAATGGGCCATGGAGATTTCTTTCTCTTGGGCGTGCAACTCACCACCGATGTGAACCGTTTGGAAGCGGCCTATAATGATTCAGCAGGCATCACGGAGACTTTCAATAAAAATATTTTATCCGTTTTGCAATCCGTGATCGGAGCCGAATTTGACCTTGATGCGTTTGAGCATATCGCTCGCTTCAACCATGAACAACACCGTATTGAAATATACCTACGATCCCGACGTGATCAAGCTATTCCCATTCCAGAATTGGACTTACATCTTCGATTGCACGAAGGGGAAGAAATTCTTACTGAAATCAGCACGAAATATACTCGGCCTCAAGTGGAGACGCTACTGACCGGGGCGGGCTTCAGTCCTGTGGAATGGTACACCGATCCCGATCACCTCCATGGTTTGGCCCTAGCCAAAAAACGGTAA
- a CDS encoding SUMF1/EgtB/PvdO family nonheme iron enzyme, translated as MQSLAEIRKELSEARARMDQIFSLFTQETLYERPIPERHRVIFYVGHVEAFDWNQICRWTLGQSSFHSTFDTLFEAGIDPEVGSQQADTPSDWPSMTEVRRYNLKAREAVDRALEEAPEPIVRMAIEHRWMHAETTAYILHHAPRAGKKQPSGSQATEGRSPQHRFIDIPQGRVTLGRREGFGWDNEFGEHQVDVPAFAMSQYKVTNQQYRQFVEEGGAIPPFWVKRDEQWWLKTMFDEIPLPNHWPVYVSLIDARAYADWAGLSLPTEAQFHRAAYGKLAGSEQVYPWGQASPNGVQGNFNFQHWDPVSVTAYSQGNSAFGISQLVGNGWEWTITPFRPFEGFQPYATYPGYSSRFFDDDHFIVKGGSPTTASSLLRRSFRNWFRQGYPHAHVGFRCVRNT; from the coding sequence ATGCAGAGTTTGGCTGAAATTCGAAAGGAATTATCCGAGGCGCGAGCCCGCATGGATCAAATCTTTTCTCTTTTTACGCAGGAAACTCTTTATGAGCGTCCCATTCCTGAACGTCATCGGGTGATTTTTTATGTCGGACATGTGGAGGCCTTTGATTGGAATCAGATTTGTCGGTGGACGTTAGGGCAGTCCTCATTTCATTCCACCTTTGATACCTTGTTTGAGGCGGGCATTGACCCTGAGGTGGGATCACAGCAAGCCGATACCCCCTCAGATTGGCCGTCAATGACGGAGGTCCGGCGCTATAATCTCAAGGCACGGGAAGCAGTGGACCGCGCGTTGGAAGAGGCTCCCGAACCAATCGTTAGAATGGCGATTGAGCATCGCTGGATGCATGCGGAAACCACGGCCTATATTCTGCACCATGCGCCACGTGCCGGAAAAAAACAGCCCTCGGGTTCTCAAGCTACCGAAGGTCGTTCTCCCCAACATCGGTTCATTGATATTCCCCAAGGCAGAGTGACCCTTGGCCGGCGCGAGGGATTTGGTTGGGATAATGAATTTGGGGAACATCAAGTGGACGTTCCCGCCTTTGCCATGAGCCAATATAAAGTCACCAATCAGCAGTATCGACAATTTGTGGAGGAGGGTGGGGCTATTCCACCATTTTGGGTGAAACGGGATGAGCAGTGGTGGTTGAAAACGATGTTTGATGAAATTCCCCTTCCCAATCATTGGCCAGTGTATGTGTCGCTCATCGATGCCCGTGCGTATGCCGACTGGGCCGGGCTTTCCCTTCCGACAGAAGCGCAATTTCATCGTGCGGCGTATGGCAAGCTGGCAGGGAGTGAACAAGTCTATCCATGGGGCCAGGCGTCGCCAAATGGGGTCCAAGGAAATTTTAATTTCCAACATTGGGACCCGGTTTCCGTGACCGCATATTCGCAAGGCAACAGTGCCTTTGGCATCTCTCAACTGGTGGGCAATGGATGGGAATGGACCATCACACCCTTTCGTCCATTTGAAGGGTTCCAGCCCTATGCCACGTATCCCGGTTATTCGAGCCGTTTCTTTGATGACGATCATTTCATTGTAAAAGGTGGATCGCCAACTACTGCCTCCAGTTTATTACGGCGTTCCTTTCGAAATTGGTTTCGTCAAGGCTATCCTCATGCCCATGTTGGATTTCGGTGTGTTCGCAATACCTAA
- a CDS encoding aminotransferase class V-fold PLP-dependent enzyme, protein MGEERYPIAKISEHWPVMIYLNYAALSPTRPEAEQAVTNTLAEFKHYLYSDAGIQWYLGKVLECRQQVSKLLNVTDPSTIAFVSNASTAHYIATRSLQWNPGDAILTSTHENPSITRQFKALAHRGVRIQEVNPSSPDELLCSMSQALDQHPFKAIILSHVSHVDGRIFPIQAISSLARKHGVRLFIDGAQAVGHIPIDLSQLEYDVYFFTGHKWCAGPLGTGAMIVNPRFLQGHSTLPVQVNVGETPQVNQFEIGTQNIGLIAGLAKACDSKYQEGVGTERLKKFRQQAKDLLGKRPGNKVIEWSGPQAPGILTIQGQPGLDHQRLVAQLAAKAGIIVKPFVGYPPDIMPAIRLSWAAMMNAQDFHRGIEGFAKSLG, encoded by the coding sequence GTGGGCGAAGAGCGATATCCCATTGCCAAAATATCTGAACACTGGCCAGTCATGATCTATCTTAATTATGCCGCGCTTTCTCCGACTCGTCCTGAGGCCGAACAAGCGGTTACCAATACACTCGCCGAATTCAAGCACTATTTGTATTCCGACGCGGGGATTCAATGGTATCTCGGCAAAGTCCTGGAATGCCGCCAGCAAGTAAGCAAGCTATTGAATGTCACTGATCCATCCACCATTGCCTTTGTCTCCAATGCTTCAACCGCTCATTATATTGCCACCCGCTCACTTCAATGGAACCCAGGTGACGCCATTCTGACTTCCACCCATGAAAATCCTTCCATTACGCGCCAATTTAAGGCTTTGGCCCATCGAGGAGTTCGCATCCAGGAGGTGAATCCCTCGTCGCCTGATGAATTGCTATGCTCCATGTCTCAGGCACTCGACCAACACCCGTTTAAAGCTATTATCCTGAGCCATGTCTCTCATGTGGATGGAAGGATTTTTCCCATTCAGGCAATTTCGAGTCTCGCCAGAAAGCATGGCGTGAGGTTGTTCATCGATGGGGCGCAAGCCGTCGGACATATCCCCATTGATTTGAGTCAATTAGAGTATGATGTGTATTTTTTTACCGGCCACAAGTGGTGTGCAGGCCCCTTAGGTACGGGCGCAATGATTGTAAATCCTCGCTTCTTGCAAGGTCACTCGACTTTGCCTGTTCAGGTCAACGTAGGAGAAACGCCGCAGGTCAATCAATTTGAAATTGGGACACAAAACATTGGGCTCATTGCCGGACTAGCGAAGGCCTGTGATAGTAAATATCAAGAAGGGGTGGGAACGGAAAGACTTAAAAAATTTCGCCAACAAGCCAAGGATCTCTTGGGGAAACGACCAGGGAACAAAGTTATTGAATGGAGCGGCCCCCAGGCTCCTGGCATTCTGACCATCCAGGGCCAACCGGGATTGGACCATCAACGGTTGGTGGCACAGTTAGCGGCTAAGGCCGGAATTATCGTGAAGCCGTTTGTGGGATATCCGCCAGACATCATGCCTGCCATCAGGCTTTCGTGGGCTGCCATGATGAATGCCCAAGATTTTCACAGAGGAATCGAAGGGTTTGCGAAAAGCCTTGGTTGA